In a single window of the Silurus meridionalis isolate SWU-2019-XX chromosome 8, ASM1480568v1, whole genome shotgun sequence genome:
- the tfb2m gene encoding dimethyladenosine transferase 2, mitochondrial, with the protein MALCCRSKVMVQVLERVVLAPPPMSSQCVWRSFSSSTRVFSEWTRSSVGGLRVEQTSRSSGRTCRNLSATATNFLNQLRPLSRYDPLDLGEVEENTRKALTCKHLRRFIIDPELARIVTEHLAPDIDEGKATIFECNPGPGVLTRSLLNCGAHRVVALESDKSFLPELQELELKLDGQLQVVHCDFFKLDPIGQGSMKPPAMFSEKLFTHLGISEVPWTADVPVKVVGIFSQRNERNMLWKLIYALYERLSVFRYGRVELIMFISEREYTKLAARPGDYRNYQALSALWQMACDIELLHQEPWSSFVTASKHGGPSIPRSTHVPNDHLCLLRITPREDFFSSSITPFNSSTLVMMVKQCLTKRRCRLIDKLNSWSAGSGTHVLMQMGLFEDVMTGQISPSEYKILFELMEKSEEFTHSWLYDEILENTKNTGCG; encoded by the exons ATGGCTCTGTGTTGTCGGAGCAAGGTTATGGTGCAGGTTCTGGAGCGGGTGGTGTTAGCTCCGCCCCCCATGTCCAGTCAGTGTGTGTGGCGTTCTTTCTCCTCTTCTACACGTGTGTTCTCTGAGTGGACGCGGTCCTCGGTGGGTGGATTGAGGGTGGAGCAGACGTCTCGCTCCTCAGGGAGAACATGCAGGAACCTCTCTGCTACCGCCACCAACTTCCTGAACCAGCTCCGCCCCCTGAGCCGCTACGACCCGCTGGACCTGGGGGAGGTGGAGGAGAACACGCGCAAGGCCCTCACCTGCAAACACCTGCGACGCTTCATCATCGACCCCGAGCTCGCTCGCATCGTCACCGAGCACCTCGCCCCCGACATCGACGAGGGCAAGGCCACCATCTTCGAGTGTaacccag gacCAGGTGTGTTAACTCGCTCTCTGCTGAATTGTGGAGCTCACAGAGTGGTGGCGCTAGAGAGTGATAAATCCTTCCTCCCTGAGCTGCAG gagttGGAGCTGAAGCTGGATGGACAGTTGCAGGTGGTccactgtgatttttttaagcTGGACCCGATCGGTCAGGGCAGCATGAAGCCTCCAGCCATGTTCTCTGAAAAACTCTTCACCCATCTGGGGATCTCTGAGGTGCCGTggacagcag atgtgcCGGTGAAGGTGGTGGGGATTTTCTCTCAGAGGAACGAGAGGAACATGCTGTGGAAGCTCATCTATGCTCTGTACGAGCGTCTGTCTGTGTTCCGCTACGGCCGAGTGGAACTCATCATGTTTATCAGTGAGAGAGAGTACACC aagcTGGCAGCGAGACCTGGAGATTACAGGAACTATCAGGCTCTAAGTGCTCTGTGGCAGATGGCATGTGATATCGAGCTTCTTCACCAG gAGCCATGGTCGTCTTTTGTTACGGCGTCTAAGCACGGAGGTCCATCGATCCCCAGGAGCACG catGTACCTAATGATCACCTGTGCTTGTTGAGGATCACACCTCGTGAagatttcttctcctcctccatcacTCCCTTTAACAGCAGCACACTGGTGATGATGGTCAAACAGTGTCTCACTAAACGTCGCTGCAGACTCATCGACAAGCTCAA TTCCTGGAGCGCGGGCAGCGGCACACACGTCCTGATGCAGATGGGACTGTTTGAGGACGTGATGACGGGACAGATTTCCCCGAGCGAATATAAAATCCTGTTCGAGCTGATGGAGAAATCAGAGGAGTTCACACACAGCTGGCTTTACGATGAGATCCTggaaaacaccaaaaacacaggcTGTggataa